In one Sporomusa sphaeroides DSM 2875 genomic region, the following are encoded:
- a CDS encoding ferredoxin domain-containing protein, with the protein MIIQSKEMEQRALEQVAELMCAAARTAPKGRGIDNLVVMVVKGRTKDQLVEEMKKIAQASGAHFFERDAACLEKTQLAILMGQKVKPMGVQPCGYCGYANCKENTEKAGLCAIAVGDLGIALGSAVSAAALHHIDNRIMFTIGRAALNLDIFEEDVQIAYGIPLSVSGKSPFFDRG; encoded by the coding sequence ATGATTATTCAAAGTAAGGAAATGGAGCAGCGCGCCCTGGAGCAGGTTGCTGAGTTAATGTGCGCTGCTGCCCGGACGGCGCCTAAAGGGCGGGGAATAGACAACTTAGTAGTCATGGTTGTCAAAGGCAGAACGAAAGATCAATTAGTCGAAGAAATGAAGAAAATTGCGCAGGCAAGCGGAGCCCATTTTTTCGAACGTGATGCCGCCTGTTTGGAAAAAACACAGCTGGCGATTCTGATGGGCCAAAAAGTCAAGCCTATGGGTGTGCAACCCTGCGGCTACTGCGGGTATGCCAACTGTAAAGAGAATACTGAAAAAGCAGGGCTTTGTGCGATTGCTGTGGGGGATCTGGGCATTGCCCTGGGATCGGCTGTCAGTGCGGCTGCATTGCATCATATTGATAACCGAATTATGTTTACAATTGGGCGGGCGGCACTCAATCTGGATATATTTGAGGAAGATGTCCAAATTGCTTACGGCATCCCGCTCAGTGTTTCCGGAAAAAGTCCATTTTTTGACCGGGGCTAA
- a CDS encoding cell division protein ZapA — protein sequence MSEKKSKVTVEIYGESYALKGNIEPERILRLAAMLDERMKKTAKANLRLSPTKIAVLTALNIADEFLRLEQDYLELLELIKEDK from the coding sequence ATGTCAGAAAAAAAAAGTAAGGTAACTGTTGAAATATACGGCGAAAGCTATGCATTGAAAGGCAATATTGAGCCGGAGCGAATTTTGCGTTTGGCAGCTATGCTGGATGAACGCATGAAAAAAACGGCTAAAGCCAACCTAAGACTGTCGCCCACTAAAATCGCCGTGTTGACAGCTTTAAATATTGCGGATGAATTTTTACGGTTAGAGCAAGATTATCTGGAGCTCCTTGAGCTAATAAAAGAAGATAAATAA
- a CDS encoding DUF421 domain-containing protein produces the protein MFDSGSLGPVLLRFIVLCSVALVVVRLMGNRTVGQLSPYDFIIMVGIGDIIVAGTMDQAPTLGAGILVLVALLLLQQLMGYLALKNKTLRKWFEGTPVTLIKDGRILKENFTKTNFNYDDLRQELHKKGLDMSDLSIIETARLESCGEFTMVRTPETEPLTKKEFESYIKSIYDNPLSLAGEKWTKLEKFMDDVEFLANHLREQQAVRNEAEQNPADKEKELH, from the coding sequence GTGTTCGACAGCGGTTCATTGGGGCCGGTTTTATTGCGCTTCATCGTATTATGTTCGGTAGCATTAGTTGTTGTCAGGTTGATGGGCAACCGTACTGTAGGCCAGCTGTCGCCCTATGATTTTATCATTATGGTTGGCATTGGCGATATTATTGTTGCCGGGACTATGGACCAAGCTCCTACCTTAGGAGCAGGGATTTTGGTCTTGGTAGCATTGCTGCTGTTACAGCAATTAATGGGATATCTGGCTTTAAAGAATAAAACCTTGCGAAAATGGTTTGAGGGCACACCGGTGACGTTGATTAAAGATGGACGTATTCTTAAAGAAAACTTTACGAAAACGAACTTTAATTACGATGATCTGCGGCAGGAACTGCATAAAAAGGGTCTTGATATGTCCGACTTGAGCATCATAGAAACAGCCCGTCTGGAAAGCTGCGGCGAATTCACTATGGTTCGCACACCCGAAACGGAGCCGTTGACTAAAAAAGAATTTGAGAGCTATATCAAAAGTATTTATGACAATCCGCTGAGTCTGGCTGGAGAAAAGTGGACAAAACTTGAAAAATTTATGGATGATGTGGAGTTTCTGGCCAATCACTTGCGGGAGCAGCAGGCAGTCAGGAACGAGGCTGAGCAGAACCCGGCCGACAAAGAAAAAGAATTGCATTAA
- a CDS encoding transglycosylase domain-containing protein, producing MQDKNNENKESGRRRPKKNFRAVTIIAILVFLVMLTGASLGFLTASIHTIPSLKGEIRPAVSSQIFDVNGKLITTIHSVENRLPVSINKIPKNLQNAFIAAEDVRFYQHSGIDPRGILRAIWSNITNRGIAEGGSTITQQLARNALLSQDQTIKRKIQEAFLSLQIERQYSKQEILEMYMNQIYFGQGAYGVQTAAQIYFGKNVEDLNLAECAMIAGIPKSPNYYSPSSNLKAAKERQSVVLDQLVKYDYIDSATALKAKNTEIKLVNRNTTTTATASYFTDYVLQLLIEKYGADAVYKDGLKVYTSLDIEMQTAAEQAMNQLLPTRRTENGIKQPQGALVAIDPHNGHIKAMVGGRGNDQFNRAVLAERQPGSAFKPFVYLAALESGFTPASIIDDKPISFGSWSPMNYDRRFRGPVTMRTALEQSLNVVTVKLAQQVGIDKTLYYAQQMGISTLVLTGNTNDRNLAMSLGGLTRGVTPLEIASAYGVLANGGVRVEPLAIIKVVDRNGKVIEETLPRERVVVNERSAYLLTDMLRGAINQGTGAGAYFGRPAAGKTGTTSDYKDAWFVGYTPDLAAAVWMGYDNADYLSGITGGTIPATIWQSFMREASTKYVARDFVKPSGIVTARISTQDGLLLNDAASKEARDELFAEGTQPTKVSTVTATKDDNDKKDGKDNAANNDGKNPAQTGNTEGSDTTEQIPPPPPAKNSKNTIDPALPPPPPKPTDSNKKN from the coding sequence ATGCAAGATAAAAATAACGAAAATAAAGAGTCAGGCCGACGGCGTCCCAAGAAAAATTTCCGGGCAGTTACCATCATTGCCATACTTGTGTTCTTAGTTATGTTAACAGGTGCAAGCCTTGGATTTTTGACGGCCAGCATCCATACTATTCCCAGCCTGAAGGGGGAAATACGTCCGGCTGTCTCTTCCCAAATTTTTGATGTAAACGGGAAGCTCATAACAACCATCCATTCAGTAGAAAACCGGTTGCCGGTATCTATAAATAAGATACCAAAAAATTTACAAAATGCATTTATTGCAGCAGAAGATGTCCGTTTCTATCAGCATAGTGGTATTGATCCCCGGGGTATCCTGCGAGCTATCTGGTCTAATATAACCAATCGCGGCATAGCTGAAGGCGGCAGTACCATAACTCAGCAGCTAGCCAGAAATGCTTTACTTTCACAAGATCAGACAATTAAGCGTAAAATCCAGGAAGCCTTTTTATCCTTGCAAATTGAGCGGCAATACAGCAAGCAGGAAATACTAGAAATGTATATGAACCAAATTTATTTTGGTCAAGGTGCCTATGGCGTGCAAACAGCTGCCCAAATTTATTTTGGCAAAAATGTTGAAGATTTGAATTTAGCCGAGTGTGCTATGATTGCCGGCATACCTAAGAGTCCTAATTATTATTCCCCTTCCAGCAATTTAAAAGCCGCTAAAGAACGGCAGTCTGTAGTATTAGACCAACTGGTTAAGTATGATTACATTGATTCGGCCACCGCTTTGAAAGCCAAGAACACCGAAATAAAACTGGTTAACCGTAACACTACTACTACTGCGACCGCTTCCTATTTCACCGATTATGTACTGCAATTGCTTATCGAGAAATATGGTGCAGATGCCGTATATAAAGACGGCTTGAAAGTATATACCTCTTTGGATATCGAAATGCAAACCGCAGCAGAACAGGCTATGAATCAACTGCTGCCGACACGCCGTACCGAAAATGGCATCAAACAGCCCCAAGGAGCTTTAGTGGCTATTGACCCTCATAACGGTCATATCAAAGCAATGGTAGGCGGCCGTGGAAACGATCAGTTTAACCGTGCAGTACTAGCCGAACGCCAGCCGGGCTCTGCCTTTAAACCGTTCGTTTACCTGGCTGCTCTTGAAAGCGGTTTTACACCGGCCAGCATTATTGATGACAAGCCCATTAGCTTTGGCAGTTGGTCGCCAATGAATTACGATCGACGCTTTCGCGGTCCGGTAACTATGCGTACTGCCCTTGAGCAATCACTAAATGTTGTAACCGTAAAATTAGCTCAGCAGGTCGGTATTGACAAAACATTATATTATGCACAGCAAATGGGTATCTCCACACTGGTCCTTACCGGTAATACCAATGACCGCAATTTGGCCATGTCATTAGGTGGCCTTACCCGTGGTGTCACCCCGCTGGAGATTGCCAGTGCCTATGGAGTGCTGGCAAATGGCGGTGTACGGGTTGAGCCGCTAGCTATCATTAAAGTTGTCGACCGCAATGGTAAAGTAATTGAAGAAACCCTTCCCCGTGAAAGGGTAGTTGTCAATGAACGAAGCGCATATCTGCTTACAGATATGCTGCGGGGAGCTATTAATCAGGGTACCGGGGCAGGTGCCTACTTTGGCCGTCCGGCAGCTGGAAAAACCGGTACTACCAGCGATTATAAGGACGCCTGGTTTGTCGGGTATACGCCTGATTTAGCAGCAGCTGTTTGGATGGGTTACGACAATGCCGACTATCTGAGCGGCATCACCGGCGGCACAATACCGGCAACAATTTGGCAGAGTTTTATGCGGGAAGCTTCCACCAAATATGTTGCCCGTGATTTTGTGAAGCCTTCCGGCATCGTTACCGCCAGAATATCCACCCAGGACGGTTTACTCCTCAACGATGCCGCCAGTAAAGAGGCCCGTGATGAGCTTTTTGCCGAAGGCACTCAACCTACCAAAGTTTCGACAGTTACTGCAACCAAGGATGATAATGATAAGAAAGACGGCAAGGATAATGCTGCTAACAATGATGGTAAGAATCCAGCCCAGACTGGTAATACCGAAGGTTCGGACACAACAGAGCAAATTCCACCGCCACCGCCAGCAAAGAACAGCAAAAATACCATTGACCCGGCACTACCGCCACCACCGCCCAAACCTACTGATTCTAACAAGAAAAATTAG
- a CDS encoding DUF3656 domain-containing U32 family peptidase, producing MICVIELLAPVGSKEALIAAVESGTNAVYLGGKMFGARHYAPNFTDEELTEAVRFAHLRGVAVLVTVNTLLDDSELPLLVDYLRHLYEIGVDAIIVQDLGVAVVAKKVVPNLPLHASTQMTAHNLAGVDFLAAMGFKRVVLARELSLADIEYICKHTTVEIETFIHGALCISYSGQCLMSSLIGGRSGNRGRCAQPCRLPYTLVDAAGNDALQQADAGAYLLSPKDFNTIEVLPQLIEAGVTSFKIEGRMKRPEYVAVVVDAYRRSIDSYQARQSDYTVSEQDKKDLAQIFNRDFTTAHLYGKNGRAMMSDRRPNNRGVRVGRVLEYKPANKTAVIKLDESLAIGDIVEFWVKVGGRVNVTITAMTVGGKAVTEAKAHTAVTIPVSSPVRDNDRVFKVFDAALMERARACFNRADAFRRIPVDAAVTVAEGSPLVITLQDSEGFTGQAATAFVAEKALKRPLTPDTVMKQIERLGTTVFSLRQLDCQIQGEVMVPVSEINDARRRAVEALETARLARFYRQPLPQDKSIVSIQPQARTVNPENRPELVVNVDAVDKVRAAVDNGADIVMFGGECFGNRPLAAEDYHAAAAYCHSHGRKIILNTPRLLNQRQMQELQARIALFNEINPMAIGVGNIGTLHLFRDRIPLHGDYPLNIYNSVAAGYVSNTGLASLTLSPELNFAQIEELAAKKLAPIECLVHGYLTLMISDYCLLGSFLGGSDIQKCGKACLRGQFWLKDRMNELFPVATDQFCRMHILNAKELSMLPHVPRLMRAGISRLRFEAKYSPVQEVARVTRLYRELIDQGERHPLLVQDKITAAEHENITRGHYFRGVL from the coding sequence ATGATTTGCGTGATTGAATTACTCGCGCCTGTTGGCAGCAAAGAGGCTTTGATTGCAGCAGTGGAAAGTGGGACAAATGCCGTTTATCTTGGCGGCAAGATGTTCGGTGCCAGACATTATGCACCGAATTTTACTGATGAGGAATTGACTGAAGCCGTACGTTTCGCTCATTTGCGCGGAGTAGCGGTATTGGTTACTGTTAATACATTGCTGGATGATAGTGAATTGCCATTATTGGTTGATTATTTGCGGCATTTATACGAAATAGGTGTTGATGCCATTATTGTGCAGGATTTAGGGGTAGCAGTAGTAGCCAAAAAGGTAGTTCCTAATCTGCCGCTGCATGCCAGTACGCAGATGACAGCTCATAATTTGGCAGGTGTTGATTTTCTGGCCGCTATGGGCTTTAAAAGAGTAGTACTGGCCCGGGAGTTGTCACTTGCAGATATTGAATATATTTGCAAGCATACTACTGTCGAGATAGAGACATTTATTCATGGTGCGTTATGTATTTCTTATTCGGGACAATGCCTGATGAGCAGCCTGATTGGCGGACGCAGCGGCAATCGCGGACGCTGTGCCCAGCCTTGCCGCCTTCCTTACACGCTTGTTGATGCAGCGGGAAATGATGCGTTGCAGCAGGCCGATGCCGGGGCCTATTTGCTTAGCCCGAAGGATTTTAACACTATAGAAGTATTACCACAGTTAATTGAGGCCGGTGTAACTTCTTTTAAAATTGAGGGGCGGATGAAACGGCCGGAATATGTTGCTGTTGTTGTTGATGCCTACCGGCGTTCCATTGACAGCTATCAGGCCCGCCAGTCCGATTATACTGTCAGTGAGCAAGACAAAAAAGATCTGGCGCAAATTTTTAACCGTGACTTTACTACTGCCCACCTTTACGGTAAAAACGGACGGGCGATGATGAGCGACCGGCGTCCCAATAACCGTGGTGTCAGGGTAGGCCGGGTGCTTGAGTATAAGCCGGCCAATAAAACAGCTGTCATCAAACTGGACGAGTCGCTTGCCATTGGCGATATTGTTGAGTTTTGGGTTAAAGTCGGCGGCCGGGTCAATGTTACGATTACTGCTATGACGGTTGGCGGCAAAGCAGTTACGGAAGCTAAGGCCCATACGGCGGTCACAATTCCGGTAAGTTCGCCTGTGCGTGACAACGACAGAGTGTTTAAGGTCTTTGATGCCGCTTTAATGGAACGTGCCAGAGCCTGCTTTAACAGAGCCGATGCCTTTAGGCGTATACCTGTTGATGCTGCCGTGACTGTTGCCGAAGGCAGTCCGCTGGTTATAACGCTGCAAGATTCCGAAGGATTTACCGGTCAGGCAGCAACGGCTTTTGTCGCCGAAAAGGCACTAAAAAGACCGCTGACTCCTGATACGGTTATGAAACAAATCGAACGTCTTGGGACTACCGTTTTTAGCTTGCGACAACTGGACTGCCAGATCCAGGGTGAAGTAATGGTGCCTGTCAGCGAGATTAATGATGCCAGACGCCGGGCGGTAGAAGCGCTGGAAACCGCACGGCTTGCTAGGTTTTACCGGCAGCCGCTGCCGCAGGATAAGTCTATTGTGAGTATACAGCCGCAGGCGCGTACAGTAAACCCGGAGAATAGACCGGAACTTGTCGTAAATGTGGATGCCGTTGACAAAGTCAGGGCAGCTGTGGATAATGGTGCCGATATTGTCATGTTTGGCGGCGAGTGCTTTGGTAACCGGCCGTTAGCTGCCGAGGATTATCATGCGGCAGCGGCCTATTGCCACAGCCATGGCCGTAAAATTATTCTCAATACGCCGCGGTTGTTGAATCAGCGTCAAATGCAGGAATTACAGGCACGGATTGCACTATTTAATGAAATTAACCCTATGGCCATAGGTGTTGGCAATATAGGAACCTTACACCTCTTCCGGGACAGGATACCGCTTCACGGCGATTATCCCTTGAATATATATAACAGTGTTGCTGCGGGCTATGTAAGCAATACCGGCCTGGCTAGCCTAACCTTATCGCCTGAGCTTAATTTTGCTCAAATTGAGGAACTGGCAGCAAAAAAACTTGCTCCTATTGAATGCTTAGTACATGGTTATCTGACACTTATGATTTCCGATTATTGCCTGTTGGGGAGTTTTTTAGGAGGTTCTGATATTCAAAAGTGCGGCAAGGCCTGTTTGCGCGGTCAGTTTTGGCTGAAAGACAGAATGAATGAATTATTCCCGGTTGCCACTGACCAATTTTGCCGGATGCACATTTTGAATGCTAAAGAACTGTCCATGCTGCCGCATGTACCCCGGTTAATGCGGGCCGGTATTAGCCGGCTCCGGTTTGAAGCCAAATACAGCCCGGTCCAGGAGGTTGCCCGTGTAACCCGGCTATACCGGGAACTGATCGATCAGGGAGAGCGGCATCCGTTGCTGGTACAAGACAAAATTACTGCCGCGGAGCACGAAAATATTACCAGAGGTCATTATTTCCGCGGAGTATTATAG
- a CDS encoding endonuclease MutS2, protein MEVSVFTTLEFNKIRDMLAERTGSVMGRELTESMIPANDAGEVKRRLAETAEARTVMNQVPAVPLGGIRDVRAGIKRAALGAILEPHELLAVASTLYAARRMKNFLAELPVEIPLLAAMAGQITLLRNIETTIEATVTEQGTIRDDASGELLKIRREIRQSQSRVKERLDSILRSGEYQKYFQDALVTMRGDRYVIPIKQEFRNNFPGIVHDQSSSGATLFIEPMAIVNLNNDIKQLMSAEKNEIERILTVVTGQVANVADVIEDNLTLLARLDFIFAKAKLSIDMRAVQPVINEQGHVNLIQARHPLIASENVVPIDVRLGRHFTTLLITGPNTGGKTVTLKTVGLFALMTQSGLFIPAAADSEMPVIGNIFADIGDEQSIEQSLSTFSGHMTNLVGILKKVAANDLVLIDEIGAGTDPSEGAALAMAILEHMHTIGAKTIATTHYSELKTFAYTRHGIENASVEFDIQTLRPTYRLLIGIPGSSNAFAISQRLGLSESIIGRAKELINKEHADFETVLQALEEQKKSYTLKLDEVNQIKQELTQAKAKALEAERLLAEKKSVTLAKAQEEAAAVVRQARRSAEEIISDLKAQFSEHSGRERQSAIETARRKLKNMSSEVNTLDVDEDEASEVSADMLHPGMNVYITTLKQKGEVLAVSMADVTVQLGALKLTVPLTSCRLLAEESPHITKTKAANAGKPAVMSRVATAARQIDLRGMTIEEAETTLDKYLDEAVLAGLHEVLIIHGKGTGALRKGVRTYLENHSHIVQIRIAELNEGGTGATVARLS, encoded by the coding sequence ATGGAAGTATCGGTTTTTACAACTTTGGAGTTTAATAAAATCAGGGACATGCTGGCTGAACGCACAGGCTCTGTTATGGGGCGGGAGCTTACCGAGAGTATGATACCTGCAAATGATGCCGGTGAAGTTAAGCGCCGGCTGGCCGAGACGGCTGAAGCCCGTACGGTCATGAACCAGGTACCTGCTGTGCCGCTTGGTGGAATTCGCGATGTGCGTGCCGGTATAAAAAGGGCGGCTCTGGGTGCTATATTAGAGCCGCATGAGCTTTTAGCGGTAGCCAGCACCTTATATGCCGCCAGGCGGATGAAAAACTTTTTGGCCGAATTGCCTGTGGAGATACCACTGCTGGCTGCTATGGCCGGGCAGATAACCTTATTAAGAAATATTGAAACAACAATTGAAGCTACTGTTACTGAGCAAGGTACTATCCGGGACGATGCCAGCGGTGAATTGTTAAAAATACGCCGCGAAATAAGACAATCCCAAAGCCGTGTCAAAGAACGGCTGGACAGTATCCTGCGATCAGGCGAATATCAAAAATACTTTCAGGATGCATTGGTAACAATGCGCGGTGATAGATATGTAATTCCGATCAAACAAGAATTCCGCAATAATTTTCCGGGCATTGTTCATGATCAGTCGTCCAGTGGCGCCACTTTATTTATTGAGCCTATGGCCATAGTAAATCTCAATAATGATATAAAACAGCTTATGTCTGCGGAAAAGAATGAGATTGAACGCATTTTAACCGTAGTTACCGGTCAAGTAGCCAACGTAGCCGATGTTATCGAAGATAATCTTACCCTCTTAGCCCGTTTGGATTTTATTTTTGCCAAAGCCAAACTAAGTATTGATATGCGGGCAGTGCAGCCGGTGATTAATGAGCAAGGACATGTTAACCTCATTCAGGCGCGTCATCCGCTTATCGCGTCAGAAAATGTTGTGCCAATAGATGTCCGGCTGGGACGGCATTTTACTACTTTGCTTATTACCGGGCCAAATACCGGCGGTAAAACAGTAACTTTGAAAACTGTCGGGTTATTTGCGCTGATGACGCAGTCCGGATTATTTATTCCGGCGGCCGCTGATTCTGAAATGCCGGTTATCGGCAATATCTTTGCCGATATTGGCGATGAACAGAGCATTGAACAAAGTCTCAGCACTTTCTCCGGTCATATGACTAATTTGGTTGGGATATTAAAAAAGGTAGCTGCAAACGACTTGGTGCTCATTGATGAAATCGGCGCAGGCACTGATCCCAGTGAGGGTGCCGCTTTGGCGATGGCAATCCTGGAGCATATGCACACAATTGGTGCAAAAACTATTGCAACAACCCATTATAGTGAATTGAAAACATTTGCTTATACCAGACATGGAATAGAAAATGCCAGCGTAGAATTTGATATACAGACACTGCGTCCTACTTACCGGCTGTTAATAGGCATACCTGGCAGCAGTAATGCTTTTGCGATAAGTCAGCGCCTGGGGTTGTCCGAGAGTATCATTGGTCGCGCTAAAGAGTTAATTAACAAAGAACATGCTGATTTTGAGACAGTTTTGCAAGCGTTGGAAGAACAGAAGAAATCGTATACGCTCAAGCTGGATGAAGTAAATCAAATAAAGCAGGAATTAACCCAGGCTAAAGCAAAGGCACTGGAAGCAGAACGCCTGCTCGCCGAAAAGAAGTCGGTGACATTAGCCAAAGCGCAGGAAGAGGCAGCGGCTGTCGTTCGACAGGCCAGGCGCAGCGCCGAAGAAATTATTAGTGATTTAAAAGCCCAGTTTTCCGAACATAGCGGGCGGGAAAGGCAGTCTGCAATTGAAACTGCCCGCCGAAAACTAAAGAACATGAGCAGTGAGGTTAATACACTGGATGTGGATGAGGACGAAGCGTCTGAGGTGTCGGCAGACATGCTTCACCCGGGAATGAATGTGTATATTACTACGTTAAAACAAAAAGGGGAAGTATTGGCCGTAAGCATGGCAGACGTGACTGTGCAACTGGGAGCGTTAAAGCTTACAGTACCATTAACTTCCTGCCGGCTGCTGGCGGAAGAGTCCCCGCATATAACCAAAACAAAAGCGGCTAATGCCGGTAAACCCGCTGTGATGAGCCGGGTTGCAACAGCAGCAAGACAAATTGACCTTCGTGGTATGACGATTGAAGAAGCTGAGACCACTCTTGATAAATATCTTGATGAAGCTGTACTGGCAGGTCTGCATGAAGTGCTTATTATTCACGGCAAGGGTACCGGTGCATTAAGAAAGGGCGTAAGAACCTATCTTGAAAACCATTCGCATATTGTTCAAATTCGTATAGCCGAACTTAATGAAGGCGGTACCGGCGCTACCGTAGCCAGGCTGTCTTAG
- a CDS encoding alkaline phosphatase family protein — protein sequence MRVLFIFIDGIGLGRHDPAINPLVRFGLHSIASGFGGALTEELGAVLVSDCAMVPIDTTLGVEGLPQSATGQAAILTGLNTAKIMGRHIQAFPGPELSKIITDNNFMKELVEDGLTATSANLYLPDYFELVARRKRRHSAITLAALSTGMSLRSLPEIDRGQAVYQDITNEMLGSFGVDIPPVTPRQAAHNLIAISQSNAFTIFEYFQTDRAGHKQDWHYAQRILHILDEFIGAVRELLPADTLLLITSDHGNFEDMGVKTHTVNKVPFIAIGAGAQKMAEGINNLSDIAPAILAVLRKDDLRD from the coding sequence ATGAGGGTATTATTCATATTCATTGATGGCATTGGTTTAGGCAGGCATGACCCGGCCATTAACCCCCTGGTGCGTTTTGGCTTGCACAGTATTGCCTCCGGGTTTGGCGGGGCATTGACAGAGGAGCTGGGAGCGGTCCTGGTGTCTGATTGTGCTATGGTACCCATTGACACTACCCTGGGGGTGGAGGGATTACCACAAAGTGCAACAGGGCAGGCGGCCATCCTTACCGGTCTGAATACTGCCAAAATCATGGGGCGTCACATACAGGCCTTTCCCGGACCTGAGTTGTCAAAAATCATTACCGATAATAATTTTATGAAAGAACTGGTTGAAGACGGGCTTACGGCCACATCGGCTAATCTGTATCTGCCAGATTATTTTGAACTGGTGGCAAGGCGCAAACGCCGCCATTCAGCCATTACGCTGGCAGCGTTAAGTACCGGTATGTCCTTGCGGTCCCTGCCGGAAATCGATAGGGGACAGGCGGTATATCAGGATATTACCAATGAAATGCTAGGCAGCTTTGGTGTGGATATTCCGCCGGTAACACCAAGGCAGGCTGCCCATAATTTGATTGCTATTTCCCAAAGCAATGCTTTTACTATTTTTGAATATTTTCAAACAGACAGGGCAGGTCATAAGCAGGATTGGCATTATGCGCAAAGAATTTTGCACATACTTGATGAGTTTATTGGAGCTGTTCGCGAGTTATTGCCTGCAGACACTTTGCTGTTGATAACCAGTGACCATGGAAATTTCGAAGATATGGGGGTAAAAACCCATACCGTCAATAAGGTACCGTTTATTGCCATCGGTGCCGGAGCACAAAAGATGGCAGAGGGTATCAACAATTTATCAGATATTGCTCCGGCAATACTAGCGGTTTTAAGGAAGGATGATTTGCGTGATTGA
- a CDS encoding YbaB/EbfC family nucleoid-associated protein, translating into MFEQFGNIMEMVKKVQQNVDTVQEGLKQERIEVSSGDVIKITVNGQQEVVAIQLNSKYLNADNAALLQDLLLATINNALSKSRDLNQAAMGKLATDLNLPKIPGMF; encoded by the coding sequence GTGTTTGAACAGTTTGGTAACATTATGGAAATGGTAAAAAAGGTTCAGCAAAATGTTGATACTGTTCAGGAAGGGCTCAAACAAGAACGTATTGAAGTATCAAGCGGCGATGTTATTAAAATAACTGTCAATGGTCAGCAAGAAGTTGTTGCTATTCAATTAAACAGCAAATATCTAAACGCCGATAACGCTGCATTATTACAGGATTTATTATTAGCAACAATAAATAATGCATTATCGAAATCACGTGATTTGAATCAAGCCGCTATGGGCAAACTGGCTACCGATTTGAACCTGCCTAAAATTCCCGGCATGTTTTAA